In Vitis riparia cultivar Riparia Gloire de Montpellier isolate 1030 chromosome 19, EGFV_Vit.rip_1.0, whole genome shotgun sequence, the following proteins share a genomic window:
- the LOC117909410 gene encoding respiratory burst oxidase homolog protein C-like, translated as MEVQKMKTDDHVSDDIKLDVPDDSDAVHGVKTTGEDAQSALHAEGEENRFSFRALVRGASARIRSVSGELKSLASWKSTPSSRYEPANSAALHALTGLKFIRQTDGSAGWPDVEKSFHQLTASTNGLLPRSRFAECIGMGKDSKEFGGKLFDALARRWEIKDDSINKAQLKQFWDQISDESFYSRLQTFFDMVDKDADGRITEEEIKEIITLSASTNNLSNIQKQADEYAALIMEALDPKNVGYVQVHKLEMVLLESSKQTTRGDSKNLSQLLSEQLRRPALENNPLIRCCQGTKYLLKDNWRRVWIIALWVGVMLGLFAYKFVQYRNRAAYQVMGHCVCMAKGAAETLKLNMALILLPVCRNTMTWLRNKTKLSVIVPFDDNLNFHMVVAVGVAVGTGIHVVYHMACDFPRLIHASSDRFALLEPYFKEQPSYWELVKGVEGVTGILMVVLMVIAFTLATPWLRRGKLTGFNAFWYSHHLFVIVYALLVVHGLYLYLSKEWYQKTTWMYLAVPVVLYALERLTRAFRSSIQPVRIVKAVDYPGRRGVLALHMQKPDKDFEYRSGQYMFVNCPAVSPFEWHPFSITSAPRDDYLSVHIQAVGDWTRQIKKVFSEASPSGKGGYSEGENRPNFPKVLIDGPYGAPAQEYKNYEVVMLVGLGIGATPMISIVKDILHNIKEMEEEENADMEGGNGAGGKYDNEFKTRRAYFYWMTREQDSFDWFKGVMDEVAELDHNEVIELHNHCTSVHEEGDARSALIAMIQDLNHAKKGYDVVSGTRVKSHFGKPNWRSVFKYIARKNPHTNVGVFYCGPPGPTKQLRELALDFSHETSTQFDFHKENF; from the exons ATGGAGGTGCAGAAAATGAAAACTGATGATCATGTATCAGACGACATCAAACTCGACGTCCCTGACGACTCGGACGCGGTTCACGGGGTTAAGACCACTGGTGAAGACGCCCAGTCGGCTTTGCATGCGGAAGGTGAGGAGAATAGATTCTCCTTCCGAGCTCTAGTGCGAGGCGCTTCTGCGCGAATCAGGAGTGTTTCTGGTGAACTCAAGAGCCTCGCCTCCTGGAAAAGCACTCCTTCAAGTCGCTACGAGCCCGCCAACTCGGCAGCACTCCATGCTTTGACTGGACTCAAGTTTATCAGGCAGACGGATGGTTCTGCTGGGTGGCCTGACGTTGAGAAGAGCTTCCACCAGCTCACTGCTTCCACCAATGGCTTGCTTCCTCGTTCACGCTTCGCAGAATGCATAG GGATGGGCAAGGACTCAAAAGAGTTTGGAGGAAAGCTATTCGACGCACTGGCTCGGAGGTGGGAAATCAAGGATGACTCAATTAATAAAGCTCAGCTCAAACAGTTCTGGGATCAGATCTCCGATGAGAGCTTCTATTCTAGGCTTCAAACTTTCTTTGACAT GGTGGATAAAGACGCCGACGGTAGAATCACAGAAGAGGAAATCAAAGAG ATCATCACACTCAGTGCTTCTACCAACAATCTCTCTAATATCCAGAAACAAGCTGACGAATATGCAGCACTGATCATGGAAGCGTTAGATCCAAAGAATGTAGGATACGTTCAG GTACACAAACTGGAGATGGTTCTATTGGAATCTTCAAAGCAAACTACAAGGGGAGATAGCAAAAACCTTAGCCAATTGCTGAGTGAGCAACTGAGGCGCCCGGCACTGGAGAACAACCCATTAATAAGATGCTGTCAGGGCACCAAGTACCTTTTAAAGGACAACTGGCGGAGAGTTTGGATTATAGCTCTGTGGGTTGGAGTTATGTTGGGATTATTTGCATACAAGTTTGTGCAGTATCGAAACAGAGCTGCATATCAGGTAATGGGCCATTGTGTTTGCATGGCCAAGGGTGCGGCCGAGACACTGAAATTGAACATGGCACTGATTTTACTCCCAGTCTGCCGGAACACTATGACGTGGCTCAGGAACAAGACCAAATTAAGCGTTATTGTTCCCTTTGATGACAACCTCAATTTCCACATG GTGGTGGCCGTGGGAGTTGCAGTAGGAACCGGAATACATGTAGTTTATCATATGGCTTGTGATTTCCCTCGCCTTATTCACGCGAGTAGTGACAGATTTGCTCTCTTGGAGCCCTACTTTAAGGAACAACCCTCGTACTGGGAATTGGTTAAGGGAGTGGAAGGAGTGACGGGGATTTTAATGGTGGTGTTGATGGTAATAGCCTTCACACTAGCAACTCCATGGTTGAGGCGTGGAAAGCTAACTGGTTTCAACGCCTTCTGGTACTCCCACCACCTTTTTGTAATCGTCTATGCTTTGCTTGTTGTCCATGGCTTATATCTTTACCTGAGTAAGGAATGGTACCAGAAAACA ACTTGGATGTACTTGGCAGTTCCTGTAGTGCTTTATGCCTTGGAAAGATTGACAAGAGCATTCAGATCCAGCATTCAGCCTGTTCGGATAGTAAAG GCGGTTGATTACCCTGGTCGTCGGGGTGTGTTGGCGCTTCACATGCAAAAGCCTGATAAAGACTTCGAATACAGGAGTGGGCAATACATGTTTGTTAACTGTCCTGCTGTTTCTCCCTTTGAATG GCACCCATTCTCAATTACTTCAGCCCCCAGAGACGACTATCTGAGTGTCCATATTCAAGCtgttggtgattggactagGCAAATCAAAAAGGTGTTCTCAGAG GCATCACCTAGCGGGAAAGGGGGTTACTCGGAAGGAGAAAACCGCCCAAA TTTTCCGAAAGTGTTGATTGACGGTCCATATGGGGCACCAGCGCAAGAGTACAAAAATTATGAGGTGGTTATGCTGGTGGGGCTAGGGATCGGGGCGACCCCGATGATCAGCATTGTGAAGGACATTTTGCATAATATTAAGGAGATGGAGGAAGAAGAGAATGCTGATATGGAGGGGGGGAATGGAGCAGGAGGGAAGTATGACAATGAATTTAAGACTAGGAGGGCATACTTCTATTGGATGACGAGGGAGCAGGACTCTTTCGACTGGTTCAAAGGGGTGATGGACGAGGTGGCTGAATTGGACCATAATGAGGTGATAGAGCTGCACAACCACTGCACTAGTGTGCATGAAGAGGGTGATGCCCGCTCTGCATTAATTGCCATGATCCAAGACCTCAATCACGCCAAGAAGGGCTATGACGTTGTCTCTGGTACCCGTGTCAAGTCCCACTTCGGCAAGCCCAATTGGCGCAGCGTTTTTAAGTACATTGCTCGCAAAAACCCTCATACGAACGTTG GAGTGTTCTACTGCGGACCACCGGGACCTACCAAACAGCTACGCGAGCTGGCTTTAGATTTCTCGCACGAGACCTCCACCCAATTTGATTTCCACAAGGAAAACTTCTAG
- the LOC117909545 gene encoding 3-deoxy-manno-octulosonate cytidylyltransferase, mitochondrial yields the protein MAVCSSSSSSGSSSNTKAWIIHGILTGAAVAVALGAHAYLLLRRSGKFRSRVVGIIPARFASSRFQGKPLVQILGKPMIQRTWERAKLATTLDHVVVATDDDKIADCCRGFGADVIMTSESCQNGTERCNEALQKLEKQYDIVVNIQGDEPLIEPEIIDGVVKALQAAPDAVFSTAVTSLKPEDGFDPNRVKCIVDNRGYAIYFSRGLIPFNKSGEVNQQFPYLLHLGIQSYDTKFLRIYPDLPPTPLQLEEDLEQLKVLENGYKMKVIKVDHEAHGVDTPEDVDKIESFMRERNLS from the exons ATGGCTGTGTGttcctcatcttcttcttctggatCTTCATCCAACACCAAAGCCTGGATCATCCACGGCATTCTCACCGGCGCTGCGGTGGCCGTTGCCCTCGGCGCCCACGCTTACCTTCTCCTCCGCCGATCCGGCAAGTTCAGGAGCCGGGTCGTTGGAATTATACCGGCCCGTTTCGCTTCGTCTCGGTTCCAGGGGAAGCCTCTCGTTCAGATCCTTGGAAAGCCCATGATCCAG AGAACATGGGAAAGGGCAAAACTAGCAACAACATTGGATCATGTTG TTGTGGCTACGGATGATGATAAGATTGCAGATTGCTGCCGAGGATTTGGTGCTGATGTGATAATGACGTCAGAATCGTGCCAAAATG GTACTGAACGTTGCAATGAAGCTCTTCAAAAGCTAGAGAAGCAGTATGATATTGTTGTCAATATCCAGGGGGATGAGCCTCTTATTGAACCTGAGATAATTGATGGGGTCGTTAAAGCTCTTCAG GCAGCCCCAGATGCAGTGTTTAGCACTGCTGTCACATCTTTAAAACCTGAAGATGGATTTGATCCAAATCGGGTGAAATGTATTGTAGACAATCGTGGTTATGCAATCTATTTTTCAAGGGGACTGATTCCCTTTAATAA GTCAGGGGAAGTCAACCAACAGTTTCCATATCTGCTTCATCTCGGTATTCAG AGCTATGATACAAAGTTCCTCAGAATATATCCAGACCTTCCACCTACACCACTTCAACTCGAGGAAGACCTCGAGCAGCTTAAAGTCCTTGAGAATGGATATAAGATGAAG GTGATTAAGGTTGATCATGAGGCTCACGGTGTAGACACTCCAGAAGATGTTGACAAGATAGAAAGCTTCATGCGCGAGAGGAACTTGTCTTAG
- the LOC117909546 gene encoding dynein light chain 1, cytoplasmic-like, with the protein MKEKQVAQMPSQRRIAPNLEVKLAAIAISLNVRLRSSDMPPAMQDHALRYSRSLVDAIPDATRPNPSHIARALKKEFDSVYGPAWHCVAGTSFGSFVTHSPGGFVYFSIDSLYILLFKTEVKLVTEPRA; encoded by the exons ATGAAGGAGAAGCAGGTGGCGCAAATGCCCTCCCAGCGCAGGATAGCGCCGAACCTCGAGGTGAAGCTCGCAGCCATTGCCATCAGCCTGAACGTGCGGCTGAGATCCTCCGATATGCCGCCAGCCATGCAGGATCATGCGCTGCGATACTCCAGATCACTCGTCGACGCCATCCCGGACGCCACTCGTCCCAATCCAAGCCACATAGCTCGGGCCCTCAAAAAG GAGTTTGACTCGGTGTACGGCCCGGCGTGGCACTGTGTGGCGGGAACGAGTTTCGGGTCGTTTGTGACTCACTCGCCTGGTGGGTTCGTTTATTTCTCGATTGACTCGCTCTACATTCTACTGTTCAAGACGGAGGTGAAGTTGGTGACAGAACCACGCGCATGA
- the LOC117909561 gene encoding glycosyl hydrolase 5 family protein-like has protein sequence MQIQMGRFFFLSFFFLSILCLLPLKPVVALPLHTNSRWIVDEDGARVKLACVNWASHQEAAVAEGLSNHPVDLISKRIASLGFHCVRLTLPLFLATDQSLASLTVRQSFQRLGLLESLAGFQANNPSMLDLPLTSAYQAVVSNLADNNMMVILDSHFSEPSFHGNGVFGDQHFNPDLWVKGLTRIATMFSGVPNVVGMSLRNELRCPNQNVKDWYRYMQKGAEAVHSANPDVLVIISGLSDGTDLSFLLNQQLELTFTGKLVLEMHWHGSRVGRAGETSNPNKVCGRVVDSIMRGGGVLLQQGWPLMFVSELGVDDNRNLNCFFGLAAELDFDWALWTLEETNGLMNWNSSFFQRISALQSPLQGPDVSRVRRHKIIFHPSTGLCILRESLSEPLKLGPCTKSEAWGYTPQKLLTVKGTYFCLQAVGLGKPAKLSIICTKPGSNWEIISDSKMYLSTKLGDGTTVCLDVDSSSNIVTDACKCLGRDDMCDPGSQWFKVVDSTKITRRPILQIG, from the exons ATGCAAATCCAGATGGGGAGGTTCTTCTTCTTGTCCTTCTTCTTTCTATCTATTCTATGTCTTCTACCTCTGAAGCCTGTGGTGGCTCTGCCACTACACACCAATTCAAGGTGGATAGTAGACGAAGATGGCGCCCGGGTGAAGCTGGCATGCGTGAATTGGGCGTCGCATCAGGAAGCAGCGGTGGCGGAGGGCCTCAGCAACCACCCAGTTGACCTCATCTCCAAGAGGATTGCGTCCTTGGGGTTCCACTGTGTGAGGCTCACTTTGCCACTTTTCTTGGCCACCGACCAGTCACTGGCCTCCCTCACTGTTAGACAGTCCTTTCAGAGGCTTGGCTTGCTTGAATCCCTTGCTGGTTTCCAGGCCAATAACCCTTCCATGCTTGATCTTCCTCTCACAAGCGCTTACCAG GCGGTGGTGTCTAACCTTGCGGACAACAATATGATGGTCATACTAGACAGTCACTTCAGCGAGCCCAGCTTCCATGGCAATGGCGTCTTTGGCGACCAGCACTTCAATCCAGACTTGTGGGTCAAGGGCCTCACCCGGATTGCCACCATGTTCAGCGGTGTCCCTAATGTGGTGGGCATGAGCTTGAGGAATGAGCTCCGATGCCCCAATCAGAATGTGAAGGACTGGTACAG GTACATGCAGAAAGGAGCTGAAGCAGTGCACTCAGCCAACCCAGATGTTCTGGTCATAATCTCTGGCTTGAGTGATGGTACAGACCTATCTTTCCTCCTCAATCAACAGCTGGAATTGACATTCACAGGGAAATTAGTGTTGGAGATGCATTGGCATGGATCGCGGGTTGGGAGGGCTGGGGAAACCAGCAACCCCAACAAGGTGTGCGGGAGAGTGGTGGACAGCATAATGAGGGGAGGAGGGGTTCTGCTACAGCAAGGGTGGCCATTAATGTTTGTGAGTGAGCTTGGGGTGGATGACAACAGGAACTTAAATTGCTTCTTTGGCCTGGCAGCTGAACTGGACTTCGATTGGGCATTGTGGACACTGGAAGAGACTAATGGGTTAATGAATTGGAACTCAAGCTTCTTCCAGAGGATTTCAGCCCTCCAATCTCCTTTGCAAG GGCCAGATGTATCCCGAGTCAGACGACATAAAATAATCTTCCATCCTTCGACTGGTCTTTGCATTCTAAGGGAATCATTGTCTGAACCATTAAAGCTAGGTCCCTGCACCAAGTCAGAAGCTTGGGGCTACACCCCCCAAAAGTTGTTGACAGTGAAGGGAACATACTTCTGCCTTCAAGCAGTTGGGCTAGGGAAGCCTGCAAAACTCAGTATAATATGCACTAAACCTGGGTCAAATTGGGAGATCATTTCAGATTCAAAGATGTACCTGTCAACTAAGCTGGGGGATGGCACCACTGTTTGCTTGGATGTAGACTCCAGCAGCAACATTGTCACAGATGCCTGCAAGTGTTTGGGTAGAGATGATATGTGTGATCCTGGGAGCCAGTGGTTCAAGGTTGTTGACAGCACAAAAATTACAAGAAGACCTATTCTTCAGATCGGCTAG
- the LOC117909562 gene encoding glycosyl hydrolase 5 family protein-like isoform X3, whose translation MGRFFFSFFFFLLSILCLLPLKPVVALPLHTNSRWIVDEDGARVKLACVNWPSHQEAAVAEGLSNHPVDLISKRIASLGFNCVRLTLPLFLAIDQSLASLTVRQSFQRLGLLESLAGFQANNPSMLDLPLTSAYQAVVSNLADNKMMVILDSHFSEPSFHGNGVFGDQHFNPDLWVKGLTRIATMFSGVPNVVGMSLRNELRCPNQNVDWYRYMQKGAEAVHSANPDVLVIISGLSDGTDLSFLLNQQLELTFTGKLVLEMHWHGSRVGRAGETSNPNKECGRVVDSIMRGGGVLLQQGWPLMFVSELGVDDNRHLNCFFGLAAELDFDWALWTLEETNGLMNWNSNFFQRISALQSPLQGPDVSRVKPHKIILHPSTGLCILRESLSEPLKLGPCTESEAWGYTPQKILIVKGTYFCLQAVGLGKPAKLSIICTQPGSNWEIISDSKMYLSTKLGDGTTVCLDVDSSSNIVTDACKCLGRDDMCDPGSQWFKVVDSTNITRRPILQIG comes from the exons GTCTTCTACCTCTGAAGCCTGTGGTGGCTCTGCCACTGCACACCAATTCAAGGTGGATAGTAGACGAAGATGGCGCCCGGGTGAAGCTGGCATGCGTGAATTGGCCGTCGCATCAGGAAGCAGCGGTGGCGGAGGGCCTCAGCAACCACCCAGTTGACCTCATCTCCAAGAGGATTGCGTCCTTGGGGTTCAACTGTGTGAGGCTCACTTTGCCACTTTTCTTGGCCATCGACCAGTCACTGGCCTCCCTCACTGTTAGACAATCCTTTCAGAGGCTTGGCTTGCTTGAATCCCTTGCTGGTTTCCAGGCCAATAACCCTTCCATGCTTGATCTTCCTCTCACAAGCGCTTACCAG GCGGTGGTGTCTAACCTTGCGGACAACAAGATGATGGTCATACTAGACAGTCACTTCAGCGAGCCCAGCTTCCATGGCAATGGCGTCTTTGGCGACCAGCACTTCAATCCAGACTTGTGGGTCAAGGGCCTCACCCGGATTGCCACCATGTTCAGCGGTGTCCCTAATGTGGTGGGCATGAGCTTGAGGAATGAGCTCCGATGCCCCAATCAGAATGTGGACTGGTACAG GTACATGCAGAAAGGAGCTGAAGCAGTGCACTCAGCCAACCCAGATGTTCTGGTCATAATCTCTGGCTTGAGTGATGGTACAGACCTATCTTTCCTCCTCAATCAACAGCTGGAATTGACATTCACAGGGAAATTGGTGTTGGAGATGCATTGGCATGGATCGCGGGTTGGGAGGGCTGGGGAAACCAGCAACCCCAACAAGGAGTGCGGGAGAGTGGTGGACAGCATAATGAGGGGAGGAGGGGTTCTGCTGCAGCAAGGGTGGCCATTAATGTTTGTGAGTGAGCTTGGGGTGGATGACAACAGGCACTTAAATTGCTTCTTTGGCCTGGCGGCTGAACTGGACTTCGATTGGGCATTGTGGACACTGGAAGAGACTAATGGGTTAATGAATTGGAACTCGAACTTCTTCCAGAGGATTTCAGCCCTCCAATCTCCTTTGCAAG GGCCAGATGTATCCCGAGTCAAACCACATAAAATAATCTTGCATCCTTCGACTGGTCTTTGCATTCTAAGGGAATCATTGTCTGAACCATTAAAGCTAGGTCCCTGCACCGAGTCAGAAGCTTGGGGCTACACCCCCCAAAAGATATTGATAGTGAAGGGAACATACTTCTGCCTTCAAGCAGTTGGGCTAGGGAAGCCTGCAAAACTCAGTATAATATGCACTCAACCTGGGTCAAATTGGGAGATCATTTCAGATTCAAAGATGTACCTGTCAACTAAGCTGGGGGATGGCACCACAGTTTGCTTGGATGTAGACTCCAGCAGCAACATTGTCACAGATGCTTGCAAGTGCTTGGGTAGAGATGATATGTGTGATCCTGGGAGCCAGTGGTTCAAGGTTGTTGACAGCACAAATATTACAAGAAGACCTATTCTTCAGATCGGCTAG